GCAGCCACAGCAGATAGCCACCGCCCAGGACACCGGTCAGCACGCCCACCGGCAGCTGGTCGGCGCCGAAGACCCGCTGGGCGGCCCAGTCGGCGGCGACCAGCAGCACGGCACCCATGAGGGCGGACAGCAGCAGATTGGGGCCGGGCAGGGGTGCGCCGCTGCCCGCGCCCCTGAGGAAGCGCGGGAGGGAGAGCCGCCGGGCCAGCTGGGGTGCGGTCAGCGCCACGAAGGAGATCGGCCCGGCCGCGGCGGTGGCGGCGGCGACGAGCACGACCGCCGCCAGCAGCACGACGATACGGACCCGCTCGACGCGTACGCCCAGGGCGCTCGCGGCGTCATCGCCCATCTCCAGCATGCGCAGCCGACGCCCGTGGAGCAGCAGCAGCGGGACGAGGACGACGCAGACGGCGGCCAGCGGCCACAGCTGGTCCCAGTCGCGGCCGTTGAGGGAACCGGTCATCCAGGTGGTGGCCCGGGTCGCGTCGACGATGTTCGCCTTGGTCAGGAGGTAGAGCACCATCGCGTACAGCATGGCGCTCGCGCCGATCCCGACGAGCACGAAGCGGTAGCCGTGGATACCGCGCTTCCAGGCGAGCAGGAAGATGGCGACGCCGGTGACCACGCCGCCGACGACCGCTCCGGCGGCGACCGCGAAGGTCCCGCCTGGGAAGTAGACGATGGCGACCAGCGCGCCGACGGACGACCCCTGGGCGAAGCCGAGGACGTCCGGGCTGCCCAGCGGATTGCGCGAAACGGTCTGGAAGACCGCCCCGGCGATCCCGAACGCGGCGCCGACCAGCAACCCCACCAGCACCCGCGGCAGCCGCAGGTCCTGCACGATGAACTCCTGGCCGGCATCGCCGCCGCCGGTCAGGGTGGCGATCACTTCGGCCGGGGTCATCGGGTAGTCGCCGGAGCCGATCAGGGCGACGGCGGCCGCCAGCGCGACGGCCAGCAGCACCAGCCCGGCCACCACGGCGGGCACGTCCAGGCGCACCGAAAGTCCGCCCCTGGTGCGCACCACCGTGACCCGCCGGGCCCGCCCCGCCCGGCCGCGCGCGGCACCGCCCGCCACCACCGCCCCGGCGCCCGGCCCGGCGTGCTCTTCGGCGCCCGGCTCGGGGTTCTCCTCGGCGCCCGGCTCGATGTTCTCCTCGGTGCCCTTCCCGGGCCGCATACTCGCGCTCACAGCTGGGCCATCCTCCGACGCCGTACGAGATAGATGAAGACCGGGCCGCCGACGACGGCCGTGACGATGCCGACCTGCAGCTCACCGGGCCGGGCCACCACCCTGCCGAGCACATCGGCGCCGAGCAGCAGGACCGGCGACAGCACCGCGGAGTACGGCAGGATCCAGCGCATATCGGGCCCGGTGATGGCCCGTACGACATGCGGCACCATCAGGCCCACATAGACGATCGGGCCGCAGGCGGCGGTCGCCCCGCCGCACAGCAGGGTGACCGCGAGCATCGCCAGCACCCGGGTGCGGGTCAGCCGGGCGCCCAGCGCCCGCGCCTGGTCGTCGCCGAGCGCAAGGGCGTTCAGCGGCCGGGCGAGCAGCAGCGCGAGGACACCCCCCACGGCGAGAAATGGCGCGATCCGGCCGACCGTCGGCAGGGTGGCCGAGGCCAGCGAACCCACCGTCCAGAAGCGCATCTTGTCCAGGGCCGCGGTGTCCATCAGATTGACGGCGTTGATGTAGCCGACGAGGACGGCGGTCAGCGCGGTGCCGGCGAGGGCGAGCCGTACGGGTGTGGCGCCGCGGGTGCCGCCGAGGACGTACACCGCGACGGAGACCACCGCGGCGCCGGCGAACGCGAACCACACATAGCCGCTCAGCGAGGTGACGCCGAAGAAGCTGATGGCGGAGACGACCGCGGCCGAGGCGCCGGCGTTGATGCCGAGAACTCCCGGGTCCGCCAGGGGGTTCCGGGTCAGCGCCTGCATGACCGTGCCGGCCAGGCCGAGCGCGGCACCGATGATCAGGCCGAGCAGGGTGCGGGGAACACGGACATCGCGGATGACCACATCGGTGTCGGAGCCGGAGTAGTGGAACACCCCGTGCCACACCTGGTCGAGGGGGATCTGTTTCGCGCCCACGGCGATACCGAGGACGGCGACCACGGCCAGTACGGCGAGGGAGGCCACCAGCCCCGCGGAGCGCAGGAGATGCCGTCTTCCGGGGGGCGCGGGGGCCGGGGCCGCTGCCGCTTCGGGGGGACTGTCAACCAACACGTTAGTTAGGTTAGCCTACCCTCACGTCGACCAGCTGCCCTCCCAGAGAGAAGCACCGCCATCATGAGCACGTTCCGTAGCGTCACCCCGTCCCGTCGCGGCTTCCTGGCCACGGGCGGTGCCCTCGGCATCGGCGCCCTGCTCGCCGCCTGCGGCGGGAACAAGGACTCGGGCGGCACCAACAGCGGTGCCCCTACGGGCCCTTGGTCGTTCACCGACGACCGTAAGCAGAAAGCCTCCCTGAAGAACACCCCCCGGCGCATCGTTGCCTTCACCGGCACCGCGGCCGCCCTGCACGACTTCGGGATCGACGACCAGATCGTCGGCGTCTTCGGCCCCACCGAGCTCAAGAACGGCAAGCCCGACCCGCAGGCCGGTGACCTGGACGTCGACAAGCTCACCATCATCGGCAACGCCTACAACCAGTTCAACGTCGAGAAGTACGCGGCGCTGCGCCCCGATCTGCTGGTCACCAACATGTACGAGCCGGGCGCGCTGTGGTTCGTACCGGACGACAGCAAGGACAAGATCACCAAGCTCGCCCAGTCCGTCGCCCTCACCTCCTCCCGCGTCCCGCTCATCAAGATCATCGAGCGCTACGCCGAGCTGGCCGGGTCGCTCGGCGCCGATCTGAAGGCCACGAAGGTCACCGACGCCAAGGCCCGCTTCGAGAAGGCGTCCGAGGCACTGCGCAAGGCCGCGAGGTCCCACCCGGTCAAGGTGCTCGCCTGCTCCGGCAGCCCCGACCTCTTCTACGCCTCCAACCCCGGCATCAACGCCGACCTCATGTACTACAAGTCCCTCGGCGTGGATCTGATCGTCCCCGACCATCTGGACAAGGGCGGCTACTTCGAGAGCCTGAGCTGGGAGAACGCCGACAAGTACAAGGCCGACGTCCTCCTGCTGGACAACCGGACCGCGACCCTCCAGCCCAAGGACCTGGCCGCCAAGCCCTCCTGGTCCAAGCTGCCCGCCGTCAAGGCCGGCCAGATCACCCCCTGGTCGAGCGAGCCGCGCTTCTCCTACGCGGGCGCCGCGCCGCTCATCGAAGCGCTCGCCAGGGCGATCGAGGGCGCCAAGAAGGCCAACTGACGTACGGCCGCGGCGATCGGCGCCCACCGGCCGCAGGGCCCGCCCTCACCGCCCCGTCCGCCCCTACGGGCTCTACGGGCTCTACGGGCTCTACGGGCGAACAACGGGACGCTCACGACCGGCCCTCGCCGCCCGCCGCGGTCTCCCCCGCCCCCACCACCGTTCCCGGAGGTTCCCGTATGACCACGACCGTCGCCCCGTCCACCGCACCGTTCCGCTTCTTCGATGTGCACGTCGTCCGGTCCAGGCGGCTGGGCCCCTCCATGGTGCGGATCACCTTCGGCGGCGAACGGCTCGCGGAACTGGCCTCCGGCGGCCGCGACCAGCGCTTCAAGCTCTTCCTCCCGCAGCCCCACCAGGACCGGCCGGTCTTCGACGACACCGGCGACGACTGGTACACCGCCTGGCGGGCACAGGATCCGGCCGAGCGTGCGGTGATGCGCTCGTACACGATCCGCGAACAGCGCCACGAACCGGCGGAGTTCGATGTCGACTTCGCGCTGCACGGCGCCGGTCCTGACAGCGCCGTCACGGCGGGCGGCCCCGCCTCCCGCTGGGCCGCCCGGGCCCGGCCCGGCGACCGGCTGACCGTCCTCGCCCCCGCCGTCGAGGACAACGGCGGCGTCGACTTCCGGCCACCTGCCGGCACCGACTGGATTCTGCTCACCGGCGACGAGACGGCGCTGCCCGCGATCGCCGGCATCCTGTCCTGGCTCTCCCCCGGCACCCGGGCCGAGGTCTGGCTCGAGATCGCGCACGAGGACGACCGGCAGCGGCTTTCGACCTTCGCCGACGCCGACATCCGCTGGCTCGTCCGGGACGAGGCGGCCGCCGGGCGCGGCGAGCCGGTGCTCGACGCGCTGCGCACCGCCGAGCTGCCCGAGGGCACCCCGTACGCCTGGATCGCCGGTGAGGCCGGGACCGTCAAGGCGGTGCGCAGGCACCTCGTCCGCGAGCGCGGCATCGACCGCAGGGCGGTGAAGTTCACCGGCTACTGGCGCCGCGGCGCCACCGAGGAGGATCTGATCGCGGAGCTGACCGCCGCGGCCGCGGCGACGACGGCGGCCGGGGAGAACTGACGGCGAGGCCCGCCGTGAGGACCGGCGAACCCGCCGGGGCCTTGCGGCGAAAGTCCCGGACCGCACGGCCCGGACCGCACGGCCCGGCCCGCCTCACCTCCCGATCCGCCCCAGCGCCTTCCCCGCCTCCGCCCCGCAACTGCCGTCCCCGGCAGCCGTCCAGGCCGCCGCGCACAGCGCCCGCAGCCCGTCCAGCGACGTCCCCTCGCCCGTCACGGCCAGCGCGCCACCGGCCACCTCGGCCCGCCAGCCGCCGCACCGGAACCCGCCGCCGTCCACGGTCACCTCCGGCTGCGGTGCCAGCAGCCCGCGCAGATCCTCGGCCACATACGCGGGACGGTGCCGCGGCGGGGCGGCCAGCAGGTCGGCGGGGGTGGTGACGCCGGTGAGCACCAGCAGCGAGTCGACCTCGCCGTTGCACGCGCCCTCGATGTCGGTGTCGAGCCGGTCGCCGATCACCAACGGCCGCTGCGCACCGGTGCG
This portion of the Streptomyces sp. 2114.4 genome encodes:
- a CDS encoding iron chelate uptake ABC transporter family permease subunit; amino-acid sequence: MSASMRPGKGTEENIEPGAEENPEPGAEEHAGPGAGAVVAGGAARGRAGRARRVTVVRTRGGLSVRLDVPAVVAGLVLLAVALAAAVALIGSGDYPMTPAEVIATLTGGGDAGQEFIVQDLRLPRVLVGLLVGAAFGIAGAVFQTVSRNPLGSPDVLGFAQGSSVGALVAIVYFPGGTFAVAAGAVVGGVVTGVAIFLLAWKRGIHGYRFVLVGIGASAMLYAMVLYLLTKANIVDATRATTWMTGSLNGRDWDQLWPLAAVCVVLVPLLLLHGRRLRMLEMGDDAASALGVRVERVRIVVLLAAVVLVAAATAAAGPISFVALTAPQLARRLSLPRFLRGAGSGAPLPGPNLLLSALMGAVLLVAADWAAQRVFGADQLPVGVLTGVLGGGYLLWLLATERRAGRI
- a CDS encoding siderophore-interacting protein; translation: MTTTVAPSTAPFRFFDVHVVRSRRLGPSMVRITFGGERLAELASGGRDQRFKLFLPQPHQDRPVFDDTGDDWYTAWRAQDPAERAVMRSYTIREQRHEPAEFDVDFALHGAGPDSAVTAGGPASRWAARARPGDRLTVLAPAVEDNGGVDFRPPAGTDWILLTGDETALPAIAGILSWLSPGTRAEVWLEIAHEDDRQRLSTFADADIRWLVRDEAAAGRGEPVLDALRTAELPEGTPYAWIAGEAGTVKAVRRHLVRERGIDRRAVKFTGYWRRGATEEDLIAELTAAAAATTAAGEN
- a CDS encoding ABC transporter substrate-binding protein, with amino-acid sequence MSTFRSVTPSRRGFLATGGALGIGALLAACGGNKDSGGTNSGAPTGPWSFTDDRKQKASLKNTPRRIVAFTGTAAALHDFGIDDQIVGVFGPTELKNGKPDPQAGDLDVDKLTIIGNAYNQFNVEKYAALRPDLLVTNMYEPGALWFVPDDSKDKITKLAQSVALTSSRVPLIKIIERYAELAGSLGADLKATKVTDAKARFEKASEALRKAARSHPVKVLACSGSPDLFYASNPGINADLMYYKSLGVDLIVPDHLDKGGYFESLSWENADKYKADVLLLDNRTATLQPKDLAAKPSWSKLPAVKAGQITPWSSEPRFSYAGAAPLIEALARAIEGAKKAN
- a CDS encoding iron ABC transporter permease, coding for MLVDSPPEAAAAPAPAPPGRRHLLRSAGLVASLAVLAVVAVLGIAVGAKQIPLDQVWHGVFHYSGSDTDVVIRDVRVPRTLLGLIIGAALGLAGTVMQALTRNPLADPGVLGINAGASAAVVSAISFFGVTSLSGYVWFAFAGAAVVSVAVYVLGGTRGATPVRLALAGTALTAVLVGYINAVNLMDTAALDKMRFWTVGSLASATLPTVGRIAPFLAVGGVLALLLARPLNALALGDDQARALGARLTRTRVLAMLAVTLLCGGATAACGPIVYVGLMVPHVVRAITGPDMRWILPYSAVLSPVLLLGADVLGRVVARPGELQVGIVTAVVGGPVFIYLVRRRRMAQL